A stretch of DNA from Pseudomonadota bacterium:
AGTGAAAGCTCCTTGTAAAGTGCAAGCAGTTCCTTCTTTGATTCAAACTCCTTGAAGCTGATCAGCATATCGGAATAAAGACTCAGGACTTTGAGCTTTATATCTCTTATAGACTGGTTGTGGATTGTCCTTTTAACATCCACATCCTTGTTGGCGATAAGCACCTTTTTGCCGGTTGAACCGAAATCGAAAAGGTTATACGATGCGGCAACAGAAAGCAGGCTCTGGTACATGGTATTCTCAACAACAACCGTGTTCCCTACTGCAGTCACCTGCTGGGCAGTGCCACCTGTCAAGTCCTTCACATATTCAGAATTCCATTTCGCGCTCAGCGTAGGATAGTACAGGGAATATGCCTTCTTCCTGGCCGATGTGCTGATTTGAATGTCGAGCCCGGAAATCCTCACATCATGGGCGTTCTTCAAGGCCTCCTCCACCACGCTCTCGAAATCCAGTGTTTGGGCCGGGAGCGCTGGCTGAGGGAACACTATTAACAATGATAGGGCGTATAGCGTACAGCGAGAAATAGCGGATAGCGTATAGCGGATAGCGTATAGAAGGGGTCTTATCATGATCGATCTCACATCCTTTACGACTGCTTTTGGTTTATCATTGTGTAGAGCATGCCGCCCGCCTCATCTGCTGGGATAGGCCGTATATCTCACTGGCAGGGAATGACTTCGTAACAGTGTAGATTGCCCTGACCAATTGAAATGCTTTCTGCCAAACAATCAAGTCTTTAAAGCCTCTCGTTTTCATTGAACCACCTCTCTTATTAACGTATAGCGCATAGCGTATAGGGGAAAATAGATAGCATCCAATCCTGTTCTCCTTTTCTGCTGTTCTGTCTAAACGCTCCACGCTATACGCTATACGCTCTACGCTATTCTCTGCTCTTCCTATCGGCTATCCGCTCTACGCTGTCCTTTACCTCACCACAAACTCCACCGAGTCAACGATGCGGTCCTCCCTGTCCACAATGCATAACTCATACTTGCCCCGTTCCGGTTTCCACAAAAACAAGTGATCGGAATGACCTGTCTTTG
This window harbors:
- a CDS encoding four helix bundle protein; amino-acid sequence: MKTRGFKDLIVWQKAFQLVRAIYTVTKSFPASEIYGLSQQMRRAACSTQ